Within Sulfurospirillum arsenophilum NBRC 109478, the genomic segment GAGAATCAGAGATAAAATTCAAAAAACCAGCAATCGGTGAAATTTATGGTTTGGCACACATTGATGATGCCATGAAAGAAAAATTTGAAGAGCAATTAGCAAAAAAAGGTCGCGCATCGATCAGCGTTGACGTGGAGATAAAAGATAACAATGAGATTGTAACCTGCTCAGGACGATTTGACTGGTTTATACAAAAAATAAATTAACACTAAAAAAGGAAAAAACAATGACCATCTCTAAAAATTCTGTCGTAACCCTCGAATACACCATCACCGATACTACTAAAAATCTGCTTGACTCAGGTGCAGATCCGCTTATTTACCTTCATGGTGGCTATAACGATGTTTTTGCCAAAATCGAACAAGCGTTGGATGGTAAAACTGTAGGCGACAGCATCAAAGTACAACTCACTCCCAAAGAGTCGTTTGGTGAATACGATGACTCACTAGTCACTATCGAAGAGCGTGGCGAATTTGATGACAACATCTATGTCGGAGAGCAATTTATCGAAGTGATCGAAGATGAAGACGAAGCAGTAGAAGATCAAAAAATCTCTTATACCATCAAAGAGATTACCAAAGACAATGTCACACTTGATGGAAACCATCCACTTGCCGGTATTGATGTTATCTTTACTGCCACGGTTTTAGCGGTTCGCAAAGCCACGGCAAAAGAGATCAAAGACGAGCACGCAAGATCCTAAAGAACAAGGAAGAGATGAACTCTTCCTTGCTAGGGATTTATTTGAACTTATCGACCATCAATTCAGCAGGGTGAATCGCCTTGACTTTAGAGCCTGATTTATCAAGACCTCCTCTTAATTGAATCAGACAACCTGGGCACTCAGCTGTCACAAATTCGGCACCCGTCTCTTCAATGTTTTGCAGTTTTCGTTTGAGCATTTGCATTGAAATTTCAGGTTGTTTAAGGGTATAAGAACCACCCATACCACAACACGTATCGCACTCATTCATCTCTTTAATCTCATACCCAGCGGCACTGAGCGCATCTCTTGGCTCTTTGAAAACACCCACATGGCGTTTAGCATGGCATGAATCGTGGTAGGTTAACGTGTGAAGTTCTATGCCCTCTTTTGGCGTAAGTCTCTTCTCTTTAATCAATTTATCCACCAATTCGGTGAACATATAGGTTCTAGATGCTACTTTTTTGGCATCGGGGATTAACGATTCTCTGTGTTGTTCTTTGAGTATCTTGATCCACTCTTTTTTCAAAGCGGTGGTACAGCTGGCACAACTCACCACAACGTACTCAGGATTTCCTTCTAAAAGCGGCAAGATATTGCGCTCTGCAGCGTCCGCTGCCATATCAAACGAGCCACTTCCCCAATGTGGAATACCACAGCACGATTGCTCTTCTGGGAAAAGTACTTCTATGCCCGCTTTGTTCAAAATCTTAACAATCGCCACGCCTGCATCTGGATAGACAAAATCAAGCGCACACCCTGCATAAAAGGCTGCTTTTTCGGTACATTTTGGTTGTTTTATGGTTTTAAAGACATCTCGAAATGGAACAGCTGCCACGGAAGGCAAGCTTCGATACTCGGACAAACCTGAGAGGAACATCGGCAAGTGTCGTATAAATCCTTCTTTCACAAAAGGTTTTTGCAACACTGAAGCCGTGCGTAGCATCGTGTGGAACACCTTGCGGTTGTTGATGACTTGAAGCGCACTTTTATAGATAAACGGCAAACCCTCTTTTGTAGCAGCACGACGACGAATCTCTAAGATGAGTCCAGGGATGTCAATCTTACCAGGACATATCTCCTTACATTTATCGCATCCAATACACAACGCTTGTATATCCTCAGCCGATTTAAGTTCATTGAACCATGCCGTTAAAATTGTACCGATACCACCGGTGTAAATATCGCCAAAAACGTGTCCTGTGACCAAGCGGTAAACAGGGCAGACGTTCAAACAGGCGGCACAGCGAATGCACTGAAGCGCTTCTTTAAATTTAGGGTCTTCTGCCATCTTTATACGGTTGTTGTCCATTAAAACGATATGCACCTCTTTCATTGTCCTATCATCATTGAGCGTAGGTGCGGAGATAAACGATGCATAACTTGTCATGAGCTGACTGGTTGCATTGCGTGGGAGGGCGGCTAAAATAGGTGCGGCATCCGTGTAGTTAGGAACCAGTTTTTCAAGACCGACTAAAGCGACGTGTACCTTTGGAAGCGTCGTTACTAAACGAGCATTACCTTCATTCGTACAAATAACGATGGAGCCTGTCTCTGCAATGGCAATGTTCGCTCCTGAAATGCCCATATCGGCTTCAAAAAATTTCTCACGAATCGCTTTTCGTGCGACTTTTACCAGCTTTTGAATGTCATTATCCAAAGGTTGCTTTGTCTCCTCAGCAAACAGGTCTGAAATCTCTTCTTTCGTTAAGTGAAGTGCTGGCATAACCATGTGGGAAGGCGTTTGGTGCGCGAGTTGGCAAATCCATTCACCCAAATCTGTTTCGTCGGATTGGATGCCAAATTCATCCAGAAAATGGTTGAGATGAATCTCTTCGGTTGCCATGGATTTTGATTTGACGATTTTTTTGACACCTTTTTCTTTGCAAAGATTCGCAATGTATTGTCGTGCTGCCTCAGCACTGTTGGCACGAAACACTTTGATGCCATTGGCTTCTGCATTTTTCTTAAACGTCTCAGCCAACTCATCAAGACGACCTGCCGCTTCACCTTTAATGCCTGCGATTTTCGAACGCAGTGCTTCAAAATCGACACCTTCAAACGCTTTTGCTCTCGTTGCAGGATAATTCCATCTGTCTAAAATGCCTGCAAGGTTTTGATTTTCAAGTGCTTTATGGATAGATGCTGACATACCTTCTTTCATGACGCTACTCCTTCTAATTCTAAATCATCGACACACACAATCACCAATCGCTCAGGTCCATGCACCCCAATGGCAAGCACACGTTCAATATCAGCTGTTTTACTCGCTCCCGTGATGAGCGTAATGTATTTATCATATTTAGGATGCATTTTCGTCATCAATGCAGGAATATCTGCAATGATTTTTGAAGTAGGAAGAATTGCCACATGAATCCACGCCAATGCAGATGCAAGGCGTTGTTCCACATCGGTTGAGTCTTGCGCCATACTGCCAGTCTCTGCCAATCCCCATTTTAACTGGGTAATACCCACTTTAGCGCCTTTTGCCAATTCACGGGTTACTTTAAAATTAAGACCTGGAAATTTCTGTGCCATCGCTTCGTTATCAAATTGCTCCAAAATGGGGCTTTTTGCCCAAACGGCATAAGAGCCAGTTTCGTCTTTAACCTCCTCTTTTTCGAGGAACTCTTCAATAAAACCAAGAGCCAAAGCTGTGGTTGCAAAACGCTTCACTTCGGTATTTCCCGATGTTTCAGCCCTTGCTTTAAAATTTTCAAACATAGGTGCGTCTCCTTTTAGTATGAACTAATATTCTTTACATGTAAAAGCAAAACTTAATCAAGTATAAATTATTATACTTAATCTAAATATGCAAATATTGTAGCTCACACGAATGACGATTGTATGAGATTATGGAGATTATGAAAAGGAGAGAATGAGGGGTTTACTTTCTGATACACCCAAAGAAAATACACAAGATAGTGCAGTGTCGTACAACAATTTTTACATGTAAAACAGTTTCACATCTTAACTCCGCTATAATTTCTTTATTCAATCCAAGAGCAATGATTACCATGAACATCAACACTTTCAGAGCTTTTCAAAGCCGAAATTATCGACTCTTTTTTGCAGGACAATCCATCTCTCTTATGGGCACATGGATGCAAAGAACCGCTGTATATTGGGTTATTTACGTACAAACAAATTCTGCTTTTATCCTAGGGCTTAGTGTTTTTGCAAGCCAATTTCCCTCTTTTTTGCTCTCACTGCTCGGGGGGACTATCGCTGATCGATATGATCGTTTCAAAGTATTGCTCTTTACACAAATTGCTTCGATGCTCCAAGCCATTGCGATGACATTAGTGGTTGTCTTTACCGACTATTCTGTTCTAGAACTTATAGTACTTAGTGTCTTATTGGGTATTGTCAATGCGTTTGATGTTCCAGCGCGTCAGTCTTTGGTGCATTACATGGTCGCAAAAAAGGAAGATGTTGGCAATGCCATAGCGCTCAATTCTACCATGGTCAATCTAGCCCGTCTCATAGGCCCTGCCGTTGCAGGTTTTATACTCGAAACCTTTGGTGCTGGCATCTGCTTTATGCTCAATGCTCTGAGTTTTATCGCTGTTATTATTTCACTGCTTATGCTGCAATTGCCAGCGCACATTCCACAAGCACGTACGCAAAAGATGTTTGCTGATCTTCGAGATGGTCTGCGCTATCTGAAATCCACCCCCTCTCTTGGCGTGCTCATCTTGTTGCTCGCCTTGATGAGCTTACTCGTGCTTCCTTATACGACCTTGTTTCCAATTATTGCCAAAGAGACCTTAGGCGGAGATGCTTCGATTTATGGGTACCTTAACAGTTTTGTAGGTGTGGGAGCACTTAGTGGCGCGATACTTCTAGCTTCACTCAAATACACCAGTAACCTCAGAAAACTGCTCATCATCGCGACCACACTTTTTGGTCTAGGCATACTGCTTTTCTCGCTCTCTCATACCTTGCTCTTTTCCTATCTGTTTTGCACCATTGCAGGCTTTGGCATGATGTTGCACGTCACCATCATCAATACCCTGCTTCAAACAACATCCGATAGTAACATGAGAGGAAGAGTCATCAGCTATTTTGCGATGGCTTTTTTTGGTATGCAACCTCTTGGCGCACTTCTCATCGGAACGATCTCGCATTACCTTGGGGCAGCCGAGACACTTCTTTTAGAGGGTTGTTCGGCACTTATCATCATCGCACTCTTTTTACCTTATTTATGGAAAACGGCGAAACACGCCAAGCCATCATAACTAGGCTATAATGCTTCTATTAGACTTAAAGGCATGAGCATGAAAAATATCAGTGAAGAGAAACGAATCGTTGTCTTAATCGATGCCGACAATGCACAACAAAGCAAGATTGAGCTTATCCTTGCCGAACTCTCGACGCATGGGCATATCATTGTCAAACGTGCGTATGGTGACTGGTCGAGTAGCTACCTCAAAAACTGGAAAGAGAGCCTCAATGAGCTTGCGGTTCAGCCCATCCAACAGTTTGCCTACACCACAGGAAAAAATTCAACCGATGCTTCAATGATTATTGATGCAATGGATTTACTTTATACACAAAAATTTGACGCGTTTGCACTTGTTTCAAGTGACAGCGACTTTACTAAACTTGCTTCGCGCCTGAAAGAATCAGAGATTTACGTCTTTGGATTTGGCGAACACAAAACACCTATCTCGTTTCGTAATGCCTGCGATGACTTCATCTTCACAGAAAACCTCAGTGCCAATGCCGAAACACTAGGCGATGCGCCTGAAGTCAAAAACTCCAATAAAGCATCCAATGACGATAGCCTCAAAGAGCTTATAAAACTTTTACTGGTAGGCTGGGAAAAGACACAAGATGATGAGGGTTGGGCAAGTGTTTCAGCAGCTGGAGCGTACATCAAACGCCAATCACCTGACTTTGACCCACGAACCTATGGCTCCAGTAAAATGACATCGCTTCTTGCCAAACTGAGTGAGCATTTTGAGATGAATCGCTACCAAGGAAAAGGGACAGCAACCATTGTCGATTACCGTCCCGTTGTGAAAAAAGCGCCTTCTAAAGCGCGTCGTCGCTAAGTTAGTTTTTAAGCTCCAGCCCAAGCGTTGGAGCGATTTCTCTCATCGCGGCTATAACATCTGTAATGAGTTCATCAAGGCTGACACTTAGCATATCCGCCCCTTTTTGGATGACTTCCCTACTCGCACCAGCGGCAAAACGAAGATCTTTGAATTTCTTTTTGACCGATGAAAGCTCCAAATCCATCACAGAACGACTCGGACGAACCAGTGCACACGCAGTAATAAGACCGGTGAGTTCATCCACCGCATAAAGTGTCTTTTCCATTTGACTGAGTGGTTCAACATCCGTGCAAATCCCAAAACCATGTGACATAATGGCACGGATAATCTCTTCGCTGTAACCCTTTTCACGCATAATCTCTACTGTTTTATGGCAATGTTGATCGGGATATTTTTCATAATCAAGATCGTGCAAAAGCCCTGCAATGCCCCACGTCTCTTCATCTTCACCTGCTTTTTTTGCAAAATAGCGCATCGTCCCCTCAACGGCAAGACCATGTGTGACAAGCGCATCGCCGTTATAGGCTTTTAACAGTGTCAACGCTTCTTCTCTTTTTGGCATTTTTATCCTTTACATGTAAATAATGTATTTTACTGCTTTGCATCTAAAACTCTTTGCAAAACAAATTTTTTTGTGATGTTATCATTGATACATGTCTCTAAAAATACAATTATTGTGTTACAATGCCAACTTTAAATCAATCTTTATTGGTTTAATTAATATTAGAAAAAAACTATAAACTAGAGAGACTATTTATGGTAGATAATATTAACGTTTATCGTATCAACGCAGGCTCCTGTAATGGCTGTGATGTCGAGCTACTTGCGAGCATTCTTGTTCCAAAATTTGGTTTTGATACCCTTCATTGCACCTACACCAATAACCCTGAAGAGGCAAATATTGTCATCGTCACGGGTTCCATCACCACACGCTCCAAACCTTTTTTAGAAGCTACCCTGAAACGTTTACCTAGCCAAAAGGTGGTGGTTGCTATGGGTATTTGTCCGATTAGCGGTGGTGTCTTTCGCGATAGTTACTCCATAGAGGGACCATTGGATCGCTTTGTGGATGTCGATGTCAACATCGCAGGCTGTCCACCCTCACCGCAAGGTATTGTAGAAGGACTCATTAAAGCCTGTGAGCTTTGGAAAGTGAAGGTAAGCGCATGAACACCTATAAAGGAAAAGTTGCTTTTGATAAAGAGCAATGCGTACTTTGCCAAACCTGTGTTTTTGTCTGTCCTGCTGGAGCGATTAACATCTCGTGCGTTACACCCCAACAAAGCTATGACTTTATCATCTGGCATAACACCTGTACGTTGTGCGGTAACTGCGCCTATTTTTGTCCAACAGGGGCTATAACATTAAGCAGTGATCTAGCTCAATCTTCGCCTCAAAGTGAAAAATACACCTCAATTACTGCCAATATGGTCGAATATACGGAGTGTCCAAACTGCCATGAACCCATGATCAATGTACCTCTAACGATGCTCAAAAGAGGGTTTAAAAACGTGAGTGAACCCATTACTTCTCTCTTTAAACTCTGCCCAAAATGCAGACGTGACCAGACCTTTGCAAAGCGAGTCCTTTAAATGAAATCTTTACATGTAAAGCTAAATGAGATAACCAAAACATTGGCACTTCGTTGTCATTTTGAACCTAACAGTGATAGCCTTTGGTGTGAAATAGCGGATAAAAATCTGCTTTTACAGCTTGCTGAAATCCTCCAAACCATGAATGCGCGTGTGTGCATGATAACCGCGTATGAAAAAGAAAATGGGCACGAACTGGTTTATCACTTTGATCTGAGTGGTGTCATGCTCAATCTTAAACTGCACATCACCGACAAAAGTGTTCCCTCCATCACACCTCTGTTTAAAAGTGCAGACTGGACGGAGAGAGAACTTAGCGAAATCTACGGTATCGCTATTGTCAATCATCCCAATCCAAAACGTCTTTTTCTCGATGAAGCGCTAAAAGAGAGTGTTTTAAAAGAGTATTACTCGCTCTCCACAGCGATGAGTGGCAAAGTAAGTCAAGAACTTTGGAGTAAAGTGAAAGCAGAAGAAGGGGTCAATCGTGGATAAAACAAAAGTCATTTTAGGACCTTTCGACGTTGCTCTTGAAGAACCTGTTTACTTTAAAATAGAACCAAATAGTGATGGTAAAACCATTAAAAGTGTTGATATGATTAACGGTTTTGTACACCGTGGTATCGAATCTATCGTGCTTCAAAGAAATTTCTTGCAAAATCTCATCATCACCGAAAAAGTATGTGCGCTTTGTTCCAACAACCACCCGTTTACCTATTGCATGGCGGTGGAGAAAATTGCAGCGCTGAGCCTTCCTGAACGAGCTCTTTACCTTCGTGTTGTTGCCGATGAGATCAAGCGCATCGCAAGCCATCTTTTTAACCTTGGTATGCTGGCACACCTCATTCACAACAAAGCCTTGATGACACAGCTTCTTGAGACACGTGAAGATTTTCAAGACCTTAAAGAAGCCATTTGGGGCAATCGTATGGATCTGAGTGCCAACACTATTGGTGGTGTGAAGTTTGATCTTGATAAAACACTAATCGCTTCTATTAAAAAGGCATTGGATAAAAACAAAAGTAAAATTGAAGCGTTTATCGCTCTATTTGAAACCGATCCAGCACTAATTGCTCGTATTGGCGGTGTTGGAGTGCTGAGTTATGAGAATGCTCTAAACCTTGGCGTGGTTGGACCCGTAGCACGAGCAAGTGGCGTTAACAACGATGTGCGAAAACGTGCACCTTATGCTGCGTACGACAAGCTCCACTTTGATGTTATTTTGCAAAAAGATGGCGATGTACTCTCTCGTGCCAAAGTAAGGCTTTATGAAATACTCGAGTCCATGAAACTGCTTCATCAAGCGCTTGATGCCCTACCAACGGGCGATATCGTGCTTCCAACGCGCACGCTTATTCCAGAGGGTGAAGCCATCTCTCGTACCGAAGCGCCTCGTGGTGAGCTGGTGTATTACCTTAAAACCAATGGCACGCAAAAGCCTGAGCGTATGAAGTGGAGAGTTCCAACCTACATGAACTGGGAGGCGCTCAAAGTGATGATGCCAAACAACAGCATTGACGATGTTGCACTCATTTTCAACAGCATCGACCCTTGTATCTCGTGTACCGAGCGTTAAGATGCGAAACCATTTTATACTTGCAGACAGTACCAAATGTGTCGGATGTTTAAGTTGTGAGTTAGCCTGTGCCGCGGCATATGCGGGCATAAGCTTTGAAGAAGCCTACAGCACGAAATTACCACTTATTTCACGTAACCGTGTTGTCAAGCTTGAAGGTAAAACCGCCCCACTTCAGTGTATGCACTGCGAATCTCCTTCGTGTTTAGCTCTCTGCCCGCATGGCGTCATTGAGAAGATGGATGATTTTGTCAAAATTCATGAAGAGGCGTGTGTGGGATGCGGTACTTGTTCGCTGGTCTGTCCTTATGGTGCGATCACGATGATCCAAAAAGAAGACCGTAGAGTTGCTGTTAAATGCAACCTCTGCTTCAACCGAGTCGAAGGACCTTCGTGCATTCGCGTCTGTACGACCAGTGCTATTTCGGTGGTGGATTATGACGAATACACAAAGCTAATGGCGCAAAAAGGCTAGGCTTTCATGCATGAATACTCCATCGTCGCTTCACTCATTGATTTGTGCGAAAAAGAGGCGAAAAAGCATCATGCTAAAGCCATCAAACGCCTTGTTATCAGTGTGGGAAGACTTAGTGGCATCGAAATTCATTTTTTGGAACAGTGTTTTGACACCTTTAAAGAAAATACCATCTGCCATGATGCCACGCTTATTGTGGAGCTATGCGAGGTGGTACTTTTATGCTCAAAATGCCATGAAAAAAGTGTCGTAAGTGAGAACCATTTTATCTGTCCAAAATGTCACAGTGAGGATGTCGCTATGGTAGGTGGGCAAGAGTTACATGTAAACAGTATAGAGATCATTGAGGAAGAAAGATGAGAAGTTACAAAACTATCGCAAAAGCCTATCCGAAAAAACGCCCCGCAGAGGAACGCGTTGAGGATTATTACCCGATTTATCATAACTTTGAAGAGAGTGAGGCAAAGGCACAAGCAAGCCGTTGTCTGCAATGCCCAATCGATCTTTTACGTGGACTTGAAAGTGAGTTTAAGTTCTGTCGAACAGGCTGTCCTTTGAACAACAACATTCCTAGGTGGCTTAAAAAAACCTATGAGCATGACTATTTAAGTGCGTTTGAACTCTCCAATGCCAGATCTCCTTTTCCTGAAATTCTTGGTCGTGTCTGCCCTAAAAAAGGGTTGTGCGAGAGTTCGTGTACGCTAGAAAAAACAGAGTACCATGCGGTTTCCATCGGCAACGTGGAAGTCTTTCTAAATGAAAAAGCGTACGAGCAAGGTGCGATTCCAGACTATGGTCGAGCAGAAGGTCGAAAATTTAGAGTCGCTGTCGTAGGTAGTGGTCCAGCGAGTTTGAGCTGTGCGACCTTTTTACTACGATCCAACATCGAAGTTGAGCTATTTGAGAGAGAAAACCGTGTGGGTGGACTTTTGATGTACGGTATTCCCAATTTCAAACTACCCAAAAGTGTTATCTTAAGACGTTTTGAGTGGATGAAAGCAGCAGGGATGAAAGTACATCTAAGCACCGAAGTGGGAAAAGACATCAGTCTGGGCGAGCTTCAAGAGAAGTTTGATGCTGTCTTTT encodes:
- a CDS encoding NADH-quinone oxidoreductase subunit B family protein; protein product: MVDNINVYRINAGSCNGCDVELLASILVPKFGFDTLHCTYTNNPEEANIVIVTGSITTRSKPFLEATLKRLPSQKVVVAMGICPISGGVFRDSYSIEGPLDRFVDVDVNIAGCPPSPQGIVEGLIKACELWKVKVSA
- a CDS encoding 4Fe-4S dicluster domain-containing protein, translating into MRNHFILADSTKCVGCLSCELACAAAYAGISFEEAYSTKLPLISRNRVVKLEGKTAPLQCMHCESPSCLALCPHGVIEKMDDFVKIHEEACVGCGTCSLVCPYGAITMIQKEDRRVAVKCNLCFNRVEGPSCIRVCTTSAISVVDYDEYTKLMAQKG
- a CDS encoding YiiD C-terminal domain-containing protein encodes the protein MNVLEIPFVQKVGLIRNNNGYLTLPMNKSNENHIQTIHASAQFTLAETLSGEALQKMFPHLSGHVVPILRESEIKFKKPAIGEIYGLAHIDDAMKEKFEEQLAKKGRASISVDVEIKDNNEIVTCSGRFDWFIQKIN
- a CDS encoding NYN domain-containing protein, with the translated sequence MKNISEEKRIVVLIDADNAQQSKIELILAELSTHGHIIVKRAYGDWSSSYLKNWKESLNELAVQPIQQFAYTTGKNSTDASMIIDAMDLLYTQKFDAFALVSSDSDFTKLASRLKESEIYVFGFGEHKTPISFRNACDDFIFTENLSANAETLGDAPEVKNSNKASNDDSLKELIKLLLVGWEKTQDDEGWASVSAAGAYIKRQSPDFDPRTYGSSKMTSLLAKLSEHFEMNRYQGKGTATIVDYRPVVKKAPSKARRR
- the ldhH gene encoding L-lactate dehydrogenase (quinone) large subunit LdhH; the encoded protein is MKEGMSASIHKALENQNLAGILDRWNYPATRAKAFEGVDFEALRSKIAGIKGEAAGRLDELAETFKKNAEANGIKVFRANSAEAARQYIANLCKEKGVKKIVKSKSMATEEIHLNHFLDEFGIQSDETDLGEWICQLAHQTPSHMVMPALHLTKEEISDLFAEETKQPLDNDIQKLVKVARKAIREKFFEADMGISGANIAIAETGSIVICTNEGNARLVTTLPKVHVALVGLEKLVPNYTDAAPILAALPRNATSQLMTSYASFISAPTLNDDRTMKEVHIVLMDNNRIKMAEDPKFKEALQCIRCAACLNVCPVYRLVTGHVFGDIYTGGIGTILTAWFNELKSAEDIQALCIGCDKCKEICPGKIDIPGLILEIRRRAATKEGLPFIYKSALQVINNRKVFHTMLRTASVLQKPFVKEGFIRHLPMFLSGLSEYRSLPSVAAVPFRDVFKTIKQPKCTEKAAFYAGCALDFVYPDAGVAIVKILNKAGIEVLFPEEQSCCGIPHWGSGSFDMAADAAERNILPLLEGNPEYVVVSCASCTTALKKEWIKILKEQHRESLIPDAKKVASRTYMFTELVDKLIKEKRLTPKEGIELHTLTYHDSCHAKRHVGVFKEPRDALSAAGYEIKEMNECDTCCGMGGSYTLKQPEISMQMLKRKLQNIEETGAEFVTAECPGCLIQLRGGLDKSGSKVKAIHPAELMVDKFK
- a CDS encoding hydrogenase large subunit; protein product: MDKTKVILGPFDVALEEPVYFKIEPNSDGKTIKSVDMINGFVHRGIESIVLQRNFLQNLIITEKVCALCSNNHPFTYCMAVEKIAALSLPERALYLRVVADEIKRIASHLFNLGMLAHLIHNKALMTQLLETREDFQDLKEAIWGNRMDLSANTIGGVKFDLDKTLIASIKKALDKNKSKIEAFIALFETDPALIARIGGVGVLSYENALNLGVVGPVARASGVNNDVRKRAPYAAYDKLHFDVILQKDGDVLSRAKVRLYEILESMKLLHQALDALPTGDIVLPTRTLIPEGEAISRTEAPRGELVYYLKTNGTQKPERMKWRVPTYMNWEALKVMMPNNSIDDVALIFNSIDPCISCTER
- a CDS encoding MFS transporter produces the protein MNINTFRAFQSRNYRLFFAGQSISLMGTWMQRTAVYWVIYVQTNSAFILGLSVFASQFPSFLLSLLGGTIADRYDRFKVLLFTQIASMLQAIAMTLVVVFTDYSVLELIVLSVLLGIVNAFDVPARQSLVHYMVAKKEDVGNAIALNSTMVNLARLIGPAVAGFILETFGAGICFMLNALSFIAVIISLLMLQLPAHIPQARTQKMFADLRDGLRYLKSTPSLGVLILLLALMSLLVLPYTTLFPIIAKETLGGDASIYGYLNSFVGVGALSGAILLASLKYTSNLRKLLIIATTLFGLGILLFSLSHTLLFSYLFCTIAGFGMMLHVTIINTLLQTTSDSNMRGRVISYFAMAFFGMQPLGALLIGTISHYLGAAETLLLEGCSALIIIALFLPYLWKTAKHAKPS
- a CDS encoding glutamate synthase subunit beta is translated as MRSYKTIAKAYPKKRPAEERVEDYYPIYHNFEESEAKAQASRCLQCPIDLLRGLESEFKFCRTGCPLNNNIPRWLKKTYEHDYLSAFELSNARSPFPEILGRVCPKKGLCESSCTLEKTEYHAVSIGNVEVFLNEKAYEQGAIPDYGRAEGRKFRVAVVGSGPASLSCATFLLRSNIEVELFERENRVGGLLMYGIPNFKLPKSVILRRFEWMKAAGMKVHLSTEVGKDISLGELQEKFDAVFLGLGVPKGRSADMENEDANGVHQVMTLLTQTQKNLFDHALQKSILRNKHVVVIGGGDSAMDALRTAIRHKAKSVTCVYRRDEKSMPGSPAEVINAKEEGVQFIFNALPKKALVDEEHRVVGLEIMETYLDENNKLQTKPHSVQTLPADSIILALGFEAKHFSFYDELGLAVGRSNTLIVDENKETNHPFIFAGGDVVRGANLVVNAALDGRTAAVAIARKLGVVEDQKLYM
- a CDS encoding NADH-quinone oxidoreductase subunit C, translating into MKSLHVKLNEITKTLALRCHFEPNSDSLWCEIADKNLLLQLAEILQTMNARVCMITAYEKENGHELVYHFDLSGVMLNLKLHITDKSVPSITPLFKSADWTERELSEIYGIAIVNHPNPKRLFLDEALKESVLKEYYSLSTAMSGKVSQELWSKVKAEEGVNRG
- a CDS encoding 4Fe-4S binding protein, whose product is MNTYKGKVAFDKEQCVLCQTCVFVCPAGAINISCVTPQQSYDFIIWHNTCTLCGNCAYFCPTGAITLSSDLAQSSPQSEKYTSITANMVEYTECPNCHEPMINVPLTMLKRGFKNVSEPITSLFKLCPKCRRDQTFAKRVL
- a CDS encoding LutC/YkgG family protein, producing MFENFKARAETSGNTEVKRFATTALALGFIEEFLEKEEVKDETGSYAVWAKSPILEQFDNEAMAQKFPGLNFKVTRELAKGAKVGITQLKWGLAETGSMAQDSTDVEQRLASALAWIHVAILPTSKIIADIPALMTKMHPKYDKYITLITGASKTADIERVLAIGVHGPERLVIVCVDDLELEGVAS
- a CDS encoding HD domain-containing protein, with translation MPKREEALTLLKAYNGDALVTHGLAVEGTMRYFAKKAGEDEETWGIAGLLHDLDYEKYPDQHCHKTVEIMREKGYSEEIIRAIMSHGFGICTDVEPLSQMEKTLYAVDELTGLITACALVRPSRSVMDLELSSVKKKFKDLRFAAGASREVIQKGADMLSVSLDELITDVIAAMREIAPTLGLELKN
- a CDS encoding FKBP-type peptidyl-prolyl cis-trans isomerase, which produces MTISKNSVVTLEYTITDTTKNLLDSGADPLIYLHGGYNDVFAKIEQALDGKTVGDSIKVQLTPKESFGEYDDSLVTIEERGEFDDNIYVGEQFIEVIEDEDEAVEDQKISYTIKEITKDNVTLDGNHPLAGIDVIFTATVLAVRKATAKEIKDEHARS
- a CDS encoding hydrogenase maturation nickel metallochaperone HypA/HybF, which codes for MHEYSIVASLIDLCEKEAKKHHAKAIKRLVISVGRLSGIEIHFLEQCFDTFKENTICHDATLIVELCEVVLLCSKCHEKSVVSENHFICPKCHSEDVAMVGGQELHVNSIEIIEEER